A window of the Brassica oleracea var. oleracea cultivar TO1000 chromosome C1, BOL, whole genome shotgun sequence genome harbors these coding sequences:
- the LOC106299385 gene encoding uncharacterized protein LOC106299385 — protein MEKNSWADQWDNSNQASGKTTDDGKSSGGASGKYKEKVEAGLGKTKAVASSGLKKVKIGTSLGLNWVKDKYNKTTTKKN, from the coding sequence ATGGAGAAAAATTCTTGGGCGGATCAATGGGACAACAGCAATCAAGCTTCTGGAAAAACGACAGATGACGGTAAAAGCAGCGGTGGCGCGTCGGGAAAATACAAAGAGAAGGTGGAGGCTGGATTGGGGAAGACGAAAGCGGTGGCGAGTTCCGGGTTGAAGAAAGTCAAGATAGGAACCTCGTTGGGTCTCAATTGGGTCAAAGACAAGTATAACAAAACCACCACCAAGAAGAACTGA
- the LOC106334976 gene encoding uncharacterized protein LOC106334976, translating to MSSEDERNLPGNSIAGLFNLQMRALNDSMSNMLNAGLDQIHQRLDELQSSQAPPRAGSRRDRPRRNNRSDDENREEEDQEDEARSAYRPRRGPRTREPGDVNPFARTGRTDDSLNGLKLKIPPFDGKNDPDVFLEWERKIEHVFDCQNYSELRKVRLDATEFSGYAINWYDQVLTHRRRTGERPIETWDELIVLMRKLFVPAHYHRDLHQKLIRLLQGTKSVEDYYQEMEVLMTKTDTDEPLDATMARFLSGINRDIQDRMELQEYGMVESIFDETDGRLVDESDPTFDADSDQIFDEEVCFDYPAHGPLLVTRRSVSVQPKTNEKEQRENLFHSRFLVSEKVCSLIIDGGSCTNVASDTLVRKLGLATRPLSRPFRLKWLNEAGEQYVKEQVTVPITIVSNIVENKVLTLR from the exons ATGAGTAGTGAAGATGAACGGAACCTTCCCGGAAACTCAATTGCTGGATTGTTTAACCTTCAAATGCGTGCCTTGAATGATTCTATGTCTAATATGTTGAATGCAGGTTTAGATCAGATCCATCAGAGGCTTGATGAGCTTCAGTCCAGCCAAGCTCCTCCTAGAGCCGGATCAAGAAGAGACCGTCCACGTAGGAACAACCGGTCCGACGATGAGAACCGAGAGGAGGAGGACCAAGAGGACGAGGCCAGATCTGCATACCGTCCAAGAAGAGGTCCTAGAACCCGAGAACCAGGTGATGTCAATCCATTTGCTAGAACTGGTCGTACTGATGATAGTTTGAACGGATTGAAACTGAAAATTCCACCTTTTGATGGTAAAAATGATCCTGATGTTTTTCTTGAGTGGGAAAGGAAAATTGAGCATGTATTTGATTGTCAAAACTATTCAGAACTTAGAAAAGTAAGGCTTGATGCCACTGAATTCTCTGGCTATGCTATTAATTGGTATGATCAAGTGTTGACCCACAGGAGGAGAACAGGTGAACGGCCGATTGAGACATGGGATGAGCTTATTGTGTTGATGAGGAAACTTTTCGTGCCAGCCCACTATCACCGCGATCTCCACCAGAAGCTAATACGCTTGCTTCAGGGAACCAAGTCTGTGGAAGATTATTACCAAGAGATGGAGGTCTTGATGACCAAAACGGACACGGATGAGCCTTTGGACGCCACCATGGCTCGCTTTCTTTCAGGCATCAACCGTGACATCCAAGACCGTATGGAGCTTCAAGAGTATG GCATGGTCGAGTCTATCTTCGATGAGACGGATGGCCGCTTGGTCGATGAGTCTGATCCGACCTTTGATGCTGATTCCGATCAGATCTTTGATGAGGAGGTTTGCTTCGACTATCCAGCTCATGGTCCTCTACTTGTCACAAGAAGATCTGTGAGCGTCCAACCCAAAACCAATGAAAAGGAACAAAGGGAGAATCTCTTTCATTCTCGTTTCTTAGTTTCCGAAAAGGTTTGTTCTTTGATTATTGATGGTGGGAGTTGTACTAATGTTGCTAGTGACACTCTTGTCAGAAAACTAGGACTTGCTACTCGGCCTCTCTCTCGTCCTTTCAGGTTGAAATGGCTAAACGAGGCTGGAGAACAGTATGTGAAAGAGCAAGTTACTGTCCCTATTACCATTGTATCTAATATCGTGGAAAATAAAGTTTTAACTTTGAGGTAA